A window of the Planktothrix tepida PCC 9214 genome harbors these coding sequences:
- a CDS encoding slr1306 family protein has product MAVKLERPILMGGIGLSLGLWLLQSLQHSASEFGQMMLFSLALGSAGLWWWKQQGTEPLQLSPPPESLNQDLVEKAIAQTQALIQRLATETATQDSRLEALQQQTEQLKTHLQRTNLNIALVGNKGVGKTALLQRLQSDWLTQQSQTLSLTEVSATDLNSPIPNLTTADVVLFVTGGDLTDPEFKILSGLVANYHRVILVWNKQDQYLVGDQPVILQQLKTTLTGVLSSDDIIAIAASPNPVKVRQHQEDGTVQEWLEAQSPILDLLTKHLDFIVSQEQQALVLATTYREALGLRQEAKEIVNQLRREQALPLIEQYQWIAAAATVANPVPALDMLATAAVNAQLVMDLGAIYQQKFSLQQGQEVATTISTQMLKLGFVEISTQTLTSLLKSNTVTFIAGSLVQGVSAAYLTRIAGLSLIEYFQAQDIQLEAPENPSLNWDNLKKTLQTVFQQNQQASLLQSFVTQAINYFTVQFKPKQTVESSVS; this is encoded by the coding sequence ATGGCAGTTAAATTGGAACGCCCAATTTTAATGGGAGGGATTGGACTTTCGTTAGGTCTGTGGCTGTTGCAAAGTCTTCAGCATTCAGCGTCCGAATTCGGACAAATGATGCTGTTTAGTTTAGCGTTAGGAAGCGCCGGACTGTGGTGGTGGAAGCAACAAGGGACAGAACCTCTGCAATTGTCGCCCCCTCCAGAATCGTTAAATCAGGATTTAGTGGAAAAAGCGATCGCCCAAACCCAAGCTCTGATCCAACGTCTAGCCACTGAAACGGCAACTCAGGACAGCCGTTTAGAAGCCCTACAGCAGCAAACAGAACAACTCAAGACTCATCTGCAACGAACAAACCTAAATATCGCCCTGGTGGGTAACAAAGGCGTGGGAAAAACAGCTTTGTTACAACGGTTGCAGTCGGACTGGCTGACTCAACAGTCTCAAACTTTAAGTTTGACAGAAGTTTCAGCAACCGATCTCAATTCTCCTATCCCCAATTTAACGACTGCGGATGTGGTTTTGTTTGTGACCGGGGGAGATTTAACTGACCCGGAATTTAAAATTCTTTCTGGACTGGTGGCAAATTACCATCGAGTTATTTTAGTGTGGAATAAGCAAGATCAATATTTAGTCGGTGATCAACCTGTAATTTTGCAACAGTTAAAAACCACATTAACTGGGGTGTTATCCTCGGATGATATTATTGCGATCGCCGCGTCTCCAAATCCGGTGAAAGTTCGTCAACATCAAGAGGATGGAACCGTTCAAGAATGGCTAGAAGCGCAATCACCGATTCTGGATTTGTTAACAAAACACCTTGATTTTATTGTCAGTCAAGAACAACAAGCTTTAGTATTAGCAACAACCTATCGGGAAGCATTAGGGTTGCGACAAGAGGCGAAAGAAATTGTTAATCAATTACGTCGAGAACAGGCGTTACCTTTGATTGAACAATATCAATGGATTGCGGCGGCGGCAACAGTAGCGAATCCAGTTCCAGCTTTAGATATGTTAGCAACGGCGGCGGTTAATGCTCAATTAGTCATGGATTTAGGGGCGATTTATCAACAAAAATTCTCCCTTCAGCAAGGTCAAGAAGTTGCAACGACGATTAGCACTCAGATGTTGAAATTAGGGTTTGTGGAAATCTCCACCCAAACTTTAACCTCATTGTTGAAAAGTAATACCGTGACGTTTATCGCCGGAAGCCTAGTTCAGGGGGTCAGCGCGGCTTATTTAACCCGAATTGCTGGGTTGAGTTTAATTGAGTATTTCCAAGCGCAGGATATCCAGTTAGAAGCCCCTGAAAATCCAAGCCTGAATTGGGATAACCTCAAGAAAACCCTGCAAACGGTCTTTCAGCAAAATCAACAAGCCAGTTTATTACAGTCCTTTGTGACACAGGCGATCAATTATTTTACGGTGCAATTCAAACCCAAGCAAACTGTTGAATCCTCCGTGTCTTAG
- a CDS encoding PAS domain-containing sensor histidine kinase — MITLSPDLCATESSILTLLSISLDYLTDACVWLTKEARIQGYNTAFKELVLDCRENHSFEFNSLVDLSLNDCLPFTQNGKPISTSTYLNPEIEKGNHCPINYELQRGEELFFLRISGKVLNLQGQEIIILWIRKGLVVLGRNITEKKQAEEALKARESQYRDLVETANCIILRWDAKGNIKFLNNYGQNFFGFQLEEIIGQNVVGTIVPETETSGRDLQALMDDICHHRENYSLNENENSCKQGERAWVVWSNRPIFNAKGELIEILSVGTDATERRQAQDALKHSLSLQQATFESIQEGVLAVDNQGNIITYNRHFLEMWSIHPELFQEPNHYKRVQYLANQVKDSEIFFQQVKELYSQPEQDSYDLLELKDGRVFERYSCPQKLGQTIIGRVWCFRDITDQKRAEADLKASEEKFRRIVETAHDIIYLMNAEGILLYIAPNLLTLTGYFPHELEGQLFTLFIHPQDISKTFTVFQTVITSGKQEFDIEFRVKHQDGTWNWYSSNWSVSQDAQGDQLVVGVSRNINERRRLENEFISLVSHELRTPLTSLVGGLDLLASGQLGLLTEQGKNLLSIAINNTERLIRLVNNILDLERMKSGKISLQKVYCNLADLMIKAQEAMQVIADQSQIKFEVDPFDFYLWVDPDRIVQILTNLLSNAIKFSEPKQKVWMSAQVVKLKENGSQISYICLQVKDQGRGIPTDKLEIIFERFEQVDASDSRTKNGTGLGLAICRLMVEQHQGKIWAESHLGQGSIFYVMLPIC; from the coding sequence ATGATTACCTTATCGCCCGATTTATGTGCAACAGAATCCTCTATTTTAACCCTTCTCAGTATCAGCTTAGATTATCTAACAGATGCTTGCGTTTGGCTAACGAAAGAGGCTCGAATTCAAGGTTATAATACAGCCTTTAAAGAGTTGGTTTTAGACTGTAGAGAAAATCATTCCTTTGAATTCAATTCTCTTGTGGATCTTTCCTTAAATGATTGTCTGCCCTTCACCCAAAACGGAAAACCGATTTCAACATCAACTTATCTTAACCCAGAAATAGAAAAGGGCAATCATTGTCCCATCAATTATGAACTACAACGAGGAGAAGAACTATTTTTTTTAAGGATTTCAGGAAAGGTTTTAAATCTTCAGGGACAGGAAATCATAATTTTATGGATTCGTAAAGGATTAGTAGTTTTAGGACGGAATATTACTGAGAAAAAACAAGCAGAAGAAGCGTTAAAAGCACGAGAATCTCAATATCGAGATTTAGTCGAAACCGCAAATTGTATTATTTTGAGATGGGATGCAAAAGGTAATATTAAATTTCTAAATAATTATGGACAAAATTTTTTTGGATTCCAACTTGAAGAAATTATCGGTCAAAATGTAGTTGGAACAATTGTTCCTGAAACGGAAACATCAGGACGGGATTTACAGGCTTTAATGGATGATATTTGTCATCATCGTGAAAATTATAGTTTAAATGAAAATGAAAATAGTTGTAAACAGGGTGAACGCGCTTGGGTTGTTTGGTCAAATCGACCAATTTTTAATGCCAAAGGTGAACTGATAGAAATTTTGTCCGTTGGAACCGACGCGACGGAACGGCGACAAGCTCAAGATGCTCTTAAACATTCTCTATCCTTACAACAAGCGACTTTTGAATCAATTCAAGAGGGAGTTTTAGCGGTTGATAATCAAGGTAATATTATTACCTATAATCGCCATTTTTTAGAAATGTGGTCAATTCATCCTGAGCTTTTTCAGGAACCCAATCATTATAAAAGAGTACAATATTTAGCGAATCAAGTTAAAGATTCAGAGATTTTTTTTCAACAGGTTAAGGAGTTATATTCTCAACCAGAACAAGATAGTTATGATTTATTAGAATTAAAGGATGGTCGCGTTTTTGAACGTTACTCTTGTCCTCAAAAGTTGGGTCAAACGATTATTGGTCGAGTTTGGTGTTTTCGAGATATTACTGATCAAAAACGAGCCGAAGCGGATTTAAAAGCTAGTGAAGAAAAATTTAGACGAATTGTTGAAACGGCTCATGATATAATTTATTTAATGAATGCCGAAGGAATATTATTATATATCGCGCCTAATTTATTAACATTAACTGGCTATTTCCCTCATGAACTTGAAGGACAACTCTTTACACTCTTTATCCATCCACAGGATATATCGAAAACTTTTACTGTCTTTCAAACGGTCATTACAAGCGGAAAACAAGAATTCGATATTGAATTTCGGGTTAAACATCAAGATGGAACCTGGAATTGGTATAGTTCAAATTGGTCTGTTTCTCAAGATGCTCAGGGAGATCAATTAGTGGTCGGGGTTTCCCGAAATATTAATGAACGTCGCCGTTTAGAAAATGAATTTATCTCTTTAGTCAGTCATGAATTAAGAACTCCATTAACTTCTTTAGTGGGGGGATTAGATTTATTAGCATCGGGACAGTTAGGACTGCTAACAGAACAAGGGAAAAATTTATTAAGCATTGCGATTAATAATACAGAACGATTAATTCGACTGGTGAATAATATTCTGGATTTAGAACGAATGAAATCGGGTAAAATTTCCTTACAAAAGGTTTACTGTAATTTAGCAGATTTAATGATTAAAGCTCAAGAAGCAATGCAAGTCATAGCAGATCAATCTCAAATTAAATTTGAGGTTGATCCGTTTGATTTTTATCTGTGGGTAGATCCAGATCGCATCGTTCAAATTTTAACAAATTTATTAAGTAATGCCATTAAATTTTCTGAACCGAAACAGAAGGTTTGGATGAGCGCACAAGTGGTAAAATTAAAGGAAAATGGCTCACAAATTTCTTACATTTGTTTGCAAGTTAAAGATCAGGGTCGAGGAATTCCTACTGATAAACTAGAAATCATTTTTGAGCGCTTTGAACAAGTGGATGCTTCTGATTCTCGAACCAAGAACGGGACAGGTTTAGGATTAGCAATTTGTCGCCTGATGGTTGAACAACATCAAGGAAAAATTTGGGCTGAAAGTCATTTAGGACAGGGAAGTATATTTTATGTGATGCTTCCTATCTGTTAA
- a CDS encoding acyltransferase has translation MLKNIIKSIINRFNNKLKNISIDYPKKTQISNNVFIGKNTVIRSRGGVTIGKNTVIACNVTILSANHDYNHGLPFSDDYILKPVIVGDNVWIGTGVIILPGITIGSNVVIGAGTIVNNNIPDNYIICNETKIKIIGTRESKNNG, from the coding sequence ATGTTAAAAAACATAATTAAATCAATAATCAATAGATTTAATAATAAACTTAAAAATATATCTATTGATTATCCTAAAAAGACACAAATTAGTAATAATGTTTTTATTGGCAAGAATACGGTAATCAGAAGCAGGGGGGGCGTAACAATTGGCAAGAATACTGTTATAGCTTGCAATGTAACAATCCTTTCGGCGAATCACGATTATAATCATGGATTACCTTTTTCTGATGATTACATTCTTAAGCCTGTAATTGTTGGTGATAATGTTTGGATAGGCACGGGTGTAATTATTTTACCTGGAATAACAATTGGTAGTAATGTCGTTATTGGTGCGGGTACTATTGTAAACAATAATATTCCCGATAATTACATTATTTGTAATGAGACAAAAATAAAAATTATTGGTACTAGAGAGAGTAAAAACAATGGATAA
- a CDS encoding EVE domain-containing protein, with protein sequence MNYWLLKSEPDVYSIEDLKRDHISLWDGVRNYQARNFLKEMQIGDLAFFYHSNTKLPGIVGLAKIIENHLIDPTQFDAQSPYFDPKAMPNSPRWYTVKVEFVEQFQRMISLNTLKQTFNSEEFGVVKRGNRLSVIPVLPAVAERILRLKSS encoded by the coding sequence ATGAATTATTGGTTACTGAAATCTGAACCGGATGTTTATAGTATTGAGGATTTAAAACGCGATCACATTTCCCTCTGGGATGGGGTTAGAAATTACCAAGCGCGAAATTTCCTTAAAGAAATGCAAATTGGGGATCTGGCGTTTTTTTATCATTCTAATACTAAACTTCCCGGAATTGTGGGACTCGCTAAAATTATTGAAAATCATCTGATTGATCCCACTCAATTTGATGCTCAGAGTCCCTATTTTGACCCGAAAGCTATGCCCAATTCTCCGAGATGGTATACGGTGAAAGTTGAATTTGTGGAGCAATTTCAGCGTATGATTAGTTTAAATACCCTGAAACAAACCTTTAATTCTGAAGAATTTGGCGTTGTAAAACGGGGAAATCGTTTATCCGTCATCCCAGTTTTACCCGCCGTTGCAGAAAGAATTTTAAGGTTAAAATCATCGTGA
- a CDS encoding IPT/TIG domain-containing protein, whose translation MTSWNNFNNKSNSITPFISEIKGTALIGQPSEITIKGSNFIPDSQIICGAGEISNVRISPEEIIFDCIATTSGSYPVEIRNKNLSSNDWNRPASPILIARNSLNITNGWLDFRTANSAGFGGVTSHINQILSTKTFSNSGYTLDATRGLIFNNFTFTANSQNNYIQFNSFSFPLSASKLELFVNFETTFTTVSANRLRVGIGIPANNNILAMNTDFTTGNLLFSQRFISPYIGNSVLYFGSVNNNLLNNNFYYLKFIWDFIAKRIEIHKLSNNDLEAMNKIEELPINLLGRSTENLGVPLFNFYNSGSLSSVVAMKID comes from the coding sequence ATGACAAGTTGGAATAATTTCAATAACAAATCAAATTCAATAACTCCCTTTATTTCTGAAATAAAGGGAACCGCTTTAATTGGGCAACCTTCTGAAATAACGATTAAAGGATCAAACTTCATCCCAGATTCTCAAATCATCTGTGGCGCTGGGGAAATATCAAATGTTAGAATCTCTCCAGAAGAAATAATTTTTGATTGTATTGCGACGACTTCCGGTAGTTATCCGGTTGAGATTAGGAATAAGAATCTATCTAGCAATGATTGGAATAGACCGGCTAGTCCTATTCTGATTGCTAGAAATTCGTTAAATATTACTAATGGTTGGTTAGATTTCAGAACAGCTAATAGTGCAGGTTTTGGGGGTGTGACCAGTCACATAAACCAAATTTTAAGCACCAAAACTTTTAGCAACTCTGGTTATACTTTGGATGCTACCAGAGGATTGATTTTTAATAATTTTACTTTTACTGCTAATAGCCAAAATAATTATATTCAATTTAATTCTTTTTCATTTCCATTGTCTGCCAGTAAGCTTGAGTTATTCGTGAATTTTGAAACTACCTTTACAACAGTTTCCGCAAACAGATTAAGAGTCGGAATTGGCATACCTGCTAATAATAACATTTTAGCAATGAACACAGATTTCACAACCGGAAATTTATTGTTTAGTCAGAGATTTATATCGCCCTATATTGGAAACTCTGTACTCTATTTTGGGAGCGTGAATAATAACTTGTTAAATAATAATTTTTATTATTTAAAATTTATTTGGGATTTTATTGCCAAAAGAATTGAAATCCATAAATTAAGCAATAATGATTTAGAAGCAATGAACAAAATAGAAGAATTGCCTATAAATCTTTTAGGGAGATCTACAGAAAATTTAGGAGTGCCTCTTTTCAATTTTTATAATTCAGGATCTTTGAGTTCAGTTGTTGCAATGAAAATTGATTAA
- a CDS encoding endonuclease MutS2: MIQTETLDLLEWERLCRHLSTFTATKLGAVAAQHLQIPTTVHQTLQLLAQTKEAYTLELRQTGLKFEGIEDIGVYLERVERLGMLSGNELLNIATTLAGARQLRRSIDNQSDIPILTDLISELRTYPELEQEIHRCIDERGDVADRASPKLGEIRGRLRSLRDRIYGILQNIIQRKSNAVQEQLITQRSDRFVIPVKASQKDAIPGIVHDSSTTGSTLYIEPKATIDLNNQLRQIQRQEKAEEEIILQALSEQVGAVKPDLERLLIIVTTLDLAVAKARYSLWLEANPPKFIDVESSEEATSNPINLRQLRHPLLVWQQQQEQGFPVIPIDVLIHPKIRVVAITGPNTGGKTVTLKTIGLAALMAKVGLFIPAREPVELPWFEQVLADIGDEQSIEQSLSTFSGHIRRISRILAAINSQGETEEKTRSSSLILLDEVGAGTDPTEGSALAIALLQYLADHSLLTIATTHFGELKSLKYEDERFENASVEFDEQSLQPTYRLLWGIPGRSNALTIAKRLGLNSEIVEQAASYVGESSEEVNQVIAGLEAQRRQQETKAKAASQLLKDTERLHQELAQKAAALKQRERELKQVQEQAIQDTLIQAKSEIAKVIRRLQQGTPTGQDTTQATEALNQIAQQYLPSRKEPPKPPPEFKPKVGDRIRIPRFGQTAEVLSEPTSDGEITVRFGIMKMTVGLAEIESLEGLKPTIPKLPERKKEPTPEKEQKPEQPIVRTSKNTIDLRGKRTSEAEIELDRMLGQIHDFGAIWIIHGKGTGQLRKGVHEFLTNHPLVERFELAPQNDGGIGVTIAYLVNR, from the coding sequence TTGATTCAAACAGAAACCCTAGATCTATTAGAATGGGAACGGTTATGTCGCCATTTATCCACCTTTACGGCGACAAAACTCGGTGCTGTGGCGGCGCAGCATTTACAGATTCCCACGACTGTACACCAAACCCTGCAACTGTTAGCTCAAACTAAAGAAGCTTACACCTTAGAACTGCGACAAACGGGTTTAAAATTTGAAGGAATTGAAGACATTGGCGTTTATTTAGAACGGGTAGAACGCCTAGGAATGTTATCAGGAAATGAACTGCTTAATATTGCAACGACTTTAGCAGGTGCAAGGCAGTTAAGACGTAGTATTGATAACCAATCTGATATTCCTATTTTAACAGACTTAATCTCAGAATTGCGAACCTATCCTGAATTAGAACAGGAGATTCATCGCTGTATTGATGAACGGGGAGATGTTGCCGATCGCGCCAGCCCTAAATTAGGAGAAATTCGGGGACGGTTACGCAGTCTTCGAGATCGAATTTATGGGATTCTACAAAATATTATTCAACGAAAATCTAATGCAGTTCAAGAACAATTAATTACCCAACGGAGCGATCGCTTTGTTATCCCTGTAAAAGCGTCTCAAAAAGATGCAATTCCAGGGATTGTTCATGATAGCTCAACCACCGGTTCAACCCTCTATATTGAACCGAAAGCCACCATTGATCTCAATAATCAACTCCGACAAATTCAACGGCAAGAAAAAGCCGAAGAAGAAATTATTTTACAAGCTTTAAGCGAACAAGTTGGAGCGGTTAAACCTGATTTAGAACGATTATTAATCATTGTCACTACTTTGGATTTAGCCGTTGCTAAAGCTCGTTATAGCCTGTGGTTAGAAGCGAATCCCCCCAAATTTATTGATGTAGAATCCTCAGAAGAGGCAACTTCAAATCCTATTAACCTCCGACAACTTCGCCATCCTTTATTAGTGTGGCAACAGCAACAGGAACAAGGCTTCCCTGTTATTCCCATTGATGTTTTAATTCATCCCAAAATTCGAGTTGTAGCCATTACTGGCCCTAATACCGGGGGTAAAACGGTTACTTTAAAAACTATTGGATTAGCAGCATTAATGGCAAAGGTGGGGTTATTTATTCCGGCGAGAGAACCCGTAGAATTACCTTGGTTTGAGCAGGTTTTAGCTGATATTGGAGATGAACAATCCATTGAGCAAAGTTTATCGACATTTTCCGGTCATATTCGCAGGATTAGTCGGATTTTAGCAGCTATTAATTCTCAAGGTGAGACGGAAGAAAAGACTCGATCTTCGAGTTTAATTCTATTAGATGAAGTGGGGGCAGGAACCGATCCAACGGAAGGCAGTGCTTTAGCGATCGCCCTTTTACAATATTTAGCGGATCATAGCTTATTAACTATTGCCACCACTCACTTTGGCGAACTGAAATCGTTAAAATATGAAGATGAACGGTTTGAAAATGCCTCCGTTGAATTTGATGAACAATCCTTACAACCCACCTATCGATTATTATGGGGAATTCCAGGGCGTTCTAATGCGTTAACCATTGCCAAACGTTTAGGATTAAACTCAGAAATTGTCGAACAAGCGGCGAGTTATGTCGGGGAAAGTTCCGAGGAAGTTAATCAAGTTATTGCGGGGTTAGAAGCCCAACGTCGTCAACAGGAAACCAAAGCTAAAGCCGCTAGTCAGTTATTAAAAGATACAGAACGTTTGCATCAGGAATTAGCCCAAAAAGCAGCCGCATTAAAACAAAGAGAACGGGAGTTAAAGCAAGTTCAAGAACAGGCAATTCAAGACACTTTAATTCAAGCTAAATCAGAAATTGCTAAAGTGATTCGGCGCTTACAACAAGGAACCCCAACGGGTCAAGATACCACCCAAGCAACGGAGGCTTTAAATCAAATTGCTCAACAGTATTTACCCTCTCGAAAAGAACCCCCTAAACCGCCGCCAGAGTTTAAACCGAAAGTCGGAGATCGGATTAGAATTCCCCGGTTTGGTCAAACGGCTGAGGTGTTAAGTGAACCGACTTCTGATGGTGAAATTACCGTGCGTTTTGGCATCATGAAAATGACTGTAGGGTTAGCCGAAATTGAGTCCTTAGAAGGCTTAAAACCGACTATTCCTAAACTTCCAGAACGGAAAAAAGAACCCACTCCTGAAAAGGAACAAAAACCAGAACAACCTATTGTTAGAACGTCTAAAAATACAATTGATCTTCGAGGAAAACGTACCTCGGAAGCCGAAATTGAACTAGATCGAATGTTGGGTCAAATTCATGATTTTGGAGCAATTTGGATTATTCATGGAAAAGGAACCGGACAACTGAGAAAGGGAGTTCATGAATTTTTGACCAACCATCCGTTAGTGGAACGATTTGAATTAGCTCCACAAAATGATGGGGGAATAGGTGTTACAATTGCTTATTTAGTAAATCGCTAA
- the ppk1 gene encoding polyphosphate kinase 1, with product MSKSKKTEPKITKDINLKAPQYYLSRELSWLEFNRRVLAEALDPRTPLLERLKFLAIFSSNLDEFFMVRVAGIKRQIEAQVNKVTPDGRTPQQQLNAIHERLLPMVTEQHQYFEQQIKSELTKNGIHLLNYIDLNQEQRTYLQRYFEEGIFPVLTPLAIDRSHPFPYLSNLSLNLAVVLKNPETKEELFARVKVPSSFPRFISLPKELRGQANGEFAAWIGVPIGQVIAHNLESLFPGMDIQDYYIFRITRDADLAVQEDEADDLLLAIEQELRKRRVGGSVVRLEINSSMPDYLRSLLADELELESEDIYTVDGLMGLRDLMFFLSLPLPELKDKPWSAVLPRWMKDSEDIIPTTSGEDEKDIFAILRQKDVLVHHPYQSFSATVQQFINQAAHDPNVLAIKMTLYRTSGDSPIITALIDAAENGKQVAVLVEIKARFDEENNIQWAKKLEQTGVHVVYGLVGLKTHTKVVMVVRQEADGIRRYVHIGTGNYNYKTAKLYTDLGLLSARPELGADLTDLFNFLTGYSRQQSYRKLLVAPVNMRQRFLDLIDRETEHAHQGKTGRIVAKMNSLVDPEIIEALYAASQAGVGIDLIVRGMCSLRPGLEGISDNIKVISIIGRFLEHSRIFYFNNGGQEEVYIGSADWMPRNLNRRVEAITPIQDPDIAKELEEILGIMLSDNRKAWDLQPDGQYIQRRPAENAPELCAHDILMETALKS from the coding sequence ATGTCCAAATCTAAAAAAACCGAGCCAAAAATTACCAAAGACATCAATCTTAAAGCTCCTCAATATTATCTCAGCCGAGAACTGAGTTGGTTAGAGTTTAACCGTCGCGTTTTAGCAGAAGCTTTAGATCCTCGAACACCTTTGTTAGAACGACTGAAATTTTTAGCGATTTTTAGTTCTAATTTAGATGAATTTTTTATGGTGCGCGTTGCTGGAATTAAGCGACAAATTGAAGCTCAAGTGAATAAAGTTACTCCCGATGGTCGGACACCCCAACAACAACTCAATGCCATTCATGAACGGTTGTTACCGATGGTCACGGAACAGCATCAATATTTTGAACAACAGATTAAATCCGAATTAACTAAAAATGGAATCCACTTATTAAATTATATTGATCTCAATCAAGAACAACGAACCTATTTACAGCGTTATTTTGAAGAGGGAATTTTCCCGGTTTTAACGCCCTTAGCCATCGACCGCAGCCATCCCTTTCCCTATTTATCAAATCTGAGTTTAAATTTAGCGGTTGTTCTCAAAAATCCCGAAACCAAAGAAGAATTATTTGCGCGGGTGAAAGTACCGAGTTCTTTTCCGCGATTTATTTCCTTACCTAAAGAATTACGAGGACAAGCCAATGGGGAATTTGCGGCTTGGATTGGGGTTCCCATTGGTCAAGTAATTGCCCATAATTTAGAATCGTTATTTCCCGGAATGGATATTCAAGATTATTACATTTTTAGGATTACACGGGATGCTGATTTAGCGGTTCAAGAAGATGAAGCGGATGATTTATTATTAGCCATTGAACAAGAATTGCGAAAACGCCGCGTTGGAGGATCTGTTGTTCGTCTGGAAATTAATAGTTCAATGCCCGATTATTTACGCAGTTTATTAGCCGATGAATTAGAATTAGAATCAGAAGATATTTATACGGTAGATGGGTTAATGGGACTCCGGGATTTAATGTTTTTTCTCAGTTTACCCTTACCCGAATTAAAAGATAAACCTTGGAGTGCGGTTTTACCGCGTTGGATGAAGGATAGTGAAGATATTATTCCAACGACATCAGGAGAAGATGAAAAAGATATTTTTGCGATTTTACGACAAAAAGATGTCTTAGTGCATCACCCGTATCAATCGTTTTCGGCAACAGTTCAACAGTTTATTAATCAAGCTGCCCATGATCCGAATGTCTTAGCGATTAAAATGACTTTATATCGTACTTCCGGGGATTCTCCGATTATCACGGCTTTAATTGATGCGGCAGAAAATGGAAAACAGGTTGCGGTTTTAGTCGAAATTAAAGCTCGATTTGATGAAGAAAATAATATTCAATGGGCGAAAAAACTAGAACAAACGGGGGTTCATGTTGTTTATGGATTAGTCGGACTAAAAACCCATACTAAAGTTGTGATGGTCGTGCGTCAGGAAGCGGACGGAATTCGCCGTTATGTTCATATTGGAACCGGAAACTATAATTATAAAACAGCTAAACTGTATACCGATTTAGGATTATTAAGTGCCCGACCTGAACTGGGAGCAGATTTAACAGATTTATTCAATTTTTTAACCGGATATTCCCGTCAACAATCCTATCGGAAATTGTTGGTTGCGCCTGTGAATATGCGACAACGATTTTTAGACTTAATTGATCGAGAAACCGAACACGCTCATCAAGGTAAAACAGGTCGAATCGTTGCTAAAATGAATTCCTTAGTTGACCCGGAAATTATTGAAGCTTTATATGCAGCTTCTCAAGCGGGGGTGGGGATTGATTTAATTGTCCGAGGAATGTGTAGTTTGCGTCCCGGTTTAGAAGGAATTAGTGATAATATTAAGGTGATTAGTATTATTGGACGATTCCTAGAACATTCTCGGATTTTCTATTTTAATAATGGCGGACAGGAGGAGGTTTATATTGGTTCAGCCGACTGGATGCCCCGCAACTTAAATCGCCGCGTTGAAGCGATAACTCCCATTCAAGATCCTGATATTGCTAAAGAGTTAGAAGAGATTTTAGGAATTATGTTATCCGATAATCGTAAAGCTTGGGATTTACAACCTGATGGTCAATATATTCAACGTCGTCCTGCTGAAAATGCTCCCGAATTATGCGCCCATGATATTTTAATGGAGACGGCTTTAAAAAGTTAA
- a CDS encoding response regulator translates to MLNKQILIVDDEPDVRAIAKLGLELGAGWQVITACCGEEALSLAANHQPDAILLDMMMPDMDGRVTLEYLKSNPHTQNIPVILVTAKAQQWERENFSGMEVAAVFAKPFRPLKLAEQISQALNWLN, encoded by the coding sequence ATGCTGAACAAACAAATTTTAATTGTAGATGATGAACCCGATGTCCGGGCGATCGCTAAATTAGGATTAGAACTAGGGGCAGGTTGGCAGGTGATTACGGCTTGTTGTGGCGAAGAAGCATTAAGCCTTGCTGCTAACCATCAACCCGATGCTATTTTATTAGATATGATGATGCCTGATATGGATGGCAGGGTGACACTAGAATATTTAAAATCTAATCCCCATACCCAAAATATTCCGGTGATTTTAGTGACCGCAAAAGCTCAACAGTGGGAACGAGAAAATTTTTCAGGAATGGAGGTAGCGGCTGTATTTGCAAAACCTTTTCGACCCTTAAAATTAGCCGAACAAATTAGTCAAGCTTTGAATTGGCTGAACTAG